From the genome of Clostridia bacterium:
GTTGTCAAAAGAGAACAACAAACCGCATGTAGTGTATCTGCCTGCCGGAACTGTTGCTTTAAACACCAAAGTGTTTACGCCTGCAGCTTCATCGACAGTTTCTTCGTAAATGTCAAAGGATACAGCTGCAGTGGTTTCTGCACTTACTGCCATGACACTAACGAAACTGAGCATCATTGCCAATACAAGCACTGTGCTCAAAATTTGCTTACAAATTTTCATAAAATTTGATCCTCCCTATTTCTCGTTCGGGTTACTTTTATTTAGTATAACAATTCCGGTTGTCCTACACTATTTATTATAACGCCGAACATTTTGCCCAGATTTCTCTGAGCCTTAGAATTCAAAAACCGATTGGTTAGGTCGATTTTCACTTTAAAACCTCACCTGCGTTCTGGTCAGGAACACAACAATCTTTTCTTTCGCTGTTTCCGGGCAGGTTATCCCTTCTCACAGAAAGAAAAAACGGAACTTTTAAAGCTGTCCTTCTGTTTTTTTGGGCATCATGGATCTGCCCGATTGAAATTAAGAGTTCATAGCATAATAATTATACCATACCTCTCCCCCTGTTGCAACACTAATTTTAAAGCATTTTTGTTTAAAATTAACTATTTGTTGTTAAAAGTTGACTTATTGCCTGCTTTAAAAATAAAGCGCAACGGAAAGTTCTCCAAGTTTGTACTATGTTTATCATCCACAAAAATCGAGATTCTATAGGCTTCTGTCCAAATCTTCGATTTGGTTAAGCACCACTGCCACTTCGCCTCAGAATAACAAAAAGGCTCTCCAAAAAGAGCCTTTTTTGCATGTTTTTTAATTTGTGCATTTAAAATCAGTTTGCGTACGCCTCAGAAACATTGACATTTTCATAGTTTTGCGCCAAAATAGCCAAGTCGGTCAAATTAACGCCGCCAATGTTGTTGATATCTGCATACTCATTAGCCAATTCACTCTGCTCATAATCCACTGTCAGAATAGAAAGGTCAGCCAGGTTGATTCCGCCAATACCGTTAATATTACCTGCAAGCGGACCCATATTTACGGTCTTAAGCACCTCATCCCCATCAACAACAACACCGGTATAGGTATGGCTCAAGCTGCCACCCTTGGTAAATACAACAGTGTATGTACCTTCACCGACTTCAACAGAAAATGCACCATTGGTTGCCTGTGCGGTTGCTACAGTTACATCCTGTGCATCTTTAAAGGTAACGGTTGCCGTTCTGGGATTGTTGGTATCGGTTACGGCACCGGTTACAACACAACCCGAATCTGCCACCAGCACACCGATGTTTTCAGCGCCATCAAAGCCCTTACCACCGATATAAGCTGTGCTTTCTACAAAAGCATCGTCAGACGGAAGCGCGCCCTTCAAACCGAAGTTTGCAAAGGTAATGTTACCGTTTTCGTCTGCTGTTGCCTGGTCGATATACACATAATCGTCGATGTTGTCCAGATCAATTACGTCTGTACCTTTGATAACTACAAAGCCGTACATTTCATTTTTGTTTGCTTCGCCTACATTGTAGGTTACGGTGTATTTACCGTTGTTGTCTGGCTGATATGCAGTAGTTTCTGCCGAGGCAAAAACTGCCATAGACATAACCATTACCACTACCAAAGCCATGAGAATTAATTTTTTCATTCCCGTTCATCTCCTTTTTTATCACTTTATATATTTTATTTTTATAAAATACCAATTATTGTGAGAAGCATTTCGTTTAAAGCATCAATTTCTGCTCGTCTGTCTGCAATCCACGGATTTTTTTCGGGTGCGATAACCACTGCTTCGTTCTTTTCGTTCCAGTACACATTACAGCCTAAGTTTTCGGTTACAAACCGCACAGGAACCATGGTTCTGTCATGCTTTAACTGAATGGGTACGTCGCTTTCAACCGTCTCTCCGTTCACCTTAAAGGTGGTGGAATTAAAGGTCAGCTCTATTGTAACGTCATCCTTTTTAACAATGCATCCGTCCATACCCTCTTCCCAGATAACTTCAGCGCCAAAGGCTTCCGAAACAAATCTTAAAGGCACATAGGTACGGTCATTTTCAATATAAGGTACTACGTTTCTGTTTTCTGCATCTATTTGCGTTTTTTTGCCTTTTACAATGGTGGTACTGTTGCCTACCAGTAAGCAAACCACATCTGTTTTTCTTGTTTTCTTAGTCATTTCAGGTGGTTCTTCATAGGTGCCGTACACAAAAACTTCAGGTTCTTCTGCAGGTTTCTCATCATAAATGTAAACATGCATCGTATTCTCTGCATCGTAGCTCATACAAAGCAGCCCGTCAGGCAACGCAAGAAGATAAGGCTTAACATCATCTTTCACTGCAATTTCCAGCTTGGGATCGCCATCGGCAATCTTTTTGAACCGGAATGTGTAAAGTTCAATGCCGTCTTCGCCTACTACATATTCCCCTTTATCATTAATGCCTTCGCCTTTTGTTCCGGGCATGATAAACAGTGTACAGCCAAAGCACCCCTTTTCAGCGTATAAAGAAAGACCTATGGGCGTAAAAACCGATGCCTTCTGCTCTGCAAAATCCTCAAATTCAGTTGCAGGATTTCCTTCTGCATCAACGGGAGTCCAAACAGCCGGATCATACCTAAGCACACTCTGGATACCCATAAAGCGAGCATTTTTTATATACATATTCACTTCAACAATACCGTTCTCAGCTTGTTGTTTATGTATGTAAAGTTCACCGGTTTCGGCATCCGCAGCAAAAACGGCAACGCCTGATGTGATGATGAGAACAATAAGCAAAAGAAGGAGTCCGAGCAAGCTTTTTTTCTGCATATTCATTCCTCTTTCGTGTCTGTTTTTCAGACATATTATTCTTTTTTACTAAAAATGTATATTTCTTCAATTATACAATAATAGTAATTATATTATACATCTTTCGGTATGCATTGTCAAGCAGTTTCATGAAAAATATCTATTATTTTCTGCACAAAAAAGGACCCTTAAAAAGGGTCCTTTGATTATGCATTAAACGAGTTCAATGATTGCCTGGGATGCACAGTCACCGCGTCTGGGTGCCATCTTAATGATTCTTGTGTATCCACCGTTTCTGTCTGCATATTTGGGGGCAATTTCAGTAAACAGCTTGGTTACAACATCTTCGCTGGTGATGTAAGCCAGTGCCTGTCTTCTGGTGTGAAGTGTATTCTTTTTGCCCAATGTAATCATTTTTTCAGCCATGCAACGAACTTCCTTTGCACGCTCAACGGTTGTTACCATCTTACCGTTTTCCAAAAGGGATGTGGTAAGGCTTCTGAGCATTGCCTTTCTGTGTGCGGTTGCACGTCCGAGCTTTCTTGTTCCCGGCATGAAAATACCTCCTTTTCTTTCAAGGTCTTAAGGTTTAAGACAAATAATCAAATCTTATTCGTCTTCTTCTTTTTGTAATGATAAACCTAAGCTTTCCATCTTCTGGAGCACTTCCTCCAAAGACTTTCTGCCAAGGTTACGAACACGCATCATGTCTTCTTCGGTCTTGCTTGCCAAGTCCTCAACAGTATGAACACCTGCACGCTTCAAGCAGTTGTAGGAACGAACAGACAAATCCAGTTCTTCGATGGTCATCTTCAGAACTTCGTTGCCCTTTGCGTCCGGCTTGTTTACAAGCACTTCTGTGTTTGCAGCGCTTTCGGAAAGGTTCATGAACAATTCCAGATGTTCAATAAGGATTTTAGCCGCAAGGCTGACTGCGTCGTCCGGCGAGGTGGTACCGTTTGTGGTTACCTCCAGGCTGAGCTTGTCATAGTCGGTCTGACCGCCTACGCGGGTGTTTTCCACATAGAAATTTACTTTTTCAACCGGTGTGTAGATGGAGTCTACCGGAATTACGTCAGCAACTAAGTACTGGCTGTCCGCGCGGTTCTTTTCTGCAGAAACGAAACCGCGACCGGTGGTCAAAGTGATTTCCATGTTCAGGTTTGCATCTTCGTTCAAGGTTGCAATGTGCAGGTCGGGGTTTAAAATTTCCACATTGGCATCGCATTTGATGTCCCCTGCTTTCACTTCGCCCTTACCGCTTGCATCGATGTATACCATCTTCGGGCCTTGTCCGTGCAATTTAACCTGTAAGCTTTTCAGGTTCAGGATAATTTCAACCACATCTTCCTTTACGCCCGGAACTGTGGAGAATTCATGCTGAACACCGTTAATTTTTACAAAAGAAGCAGCTGCACCCGGCAATGAAGAAAGGAGTGTTCTTCTCAGGGAGTTACCAATGGTAATTCCGTAACCTCTTTCTAAGGGTTCTACGGTAAATTTACCGTATCTGCCGTCTTCCGATAATTCTACGCACTCAATCTTCGGCTTTTGAATTTCTATCATAATAACCTCCTTCTTGCCCTAATACGATAGGGCTGGTCGATTCCTGAAAAATAATACGAAATCAAAACACTTGTTATTATTTAGAATACAATTCAACGATTAAGTGTTCCTGAACGTCGTAGTCGATGTCATCTCTCTGTGCCAAAGCAACAACTTTACCTACCATTGCTTCTTTGTCCATTTCGATCCACTTCGGTACGACTCTGGATGCGTTTGTTTCAACAATTTCCTTCATATGATCGGAATTCTTGGATTTTTCTTTTACAGAGATCACTTCACCGGGCTTTACGAGGTAGGACGGAATGTCTACTCTCTTACCGTTTACTAAAATGTGACCATGGTTTACAATCTGGCGAGCTTCTCTTCTGGTGTTTGCAAGACCCATTCTGAATACAACGTTATCCAGTCTGGATTCCAAAATCTGGAGAAGCATTTCACCGGTAATACCGTCTCTCTTGGTTGCCATTACATAGTATTTTCTGAACTGCTTTTCAAGCATACCGTAAATGAACTTTACCTTCTGCTTTTCAGTCAGCTGCATACCGTATTCGCTCTGTTTTTTTCTGCCAGGCTTCGGGTTTCTGTTAGATTTCTTATCTACACCCATCACGGTCGGCTCAATACCTAAAGTACGGCATCTTTTCAATACAGGCTGCATATTTCTTGCCATAAACTTAACCTCCGTTTCAATATCGGTCGCACATGCGACCCCTCATAATTATTCGCGCCAAAGAATCAAACTCTTCTTCTCTTGGGCGGTCTGCATCCGTTGTGCGGGATAGGAGTTACGTCTTTAATCATGCTAACTTCCAAGCCTACTGCCTGCAATGCACGGATAGCAGCTTCACGACCTGCACCAGGTCCTTTTACATATACTTCAACACTCTTAAGGCCGTGTTCCTTTGCAGCTTCAGCGGCTTTTTCAGCAGCGGACTGTGCAGCAAAAGGAGTAGATTTCTTAGAACCTCTGAAGCCCAGTTCGCCTGCGCTTGCCCAAGAAATTGCGTTACCCTGTGTATCGGTAATGGTTATGATGGTATTGTTAAAGGTGGAGTTAATATGCACTGCGCCTTTTTCAATATGTTTCTTTTCCTTACGTCTTCTGACGGTTTTTTTGGTAGCAGTTTTAGCCATTTAATTACACCCTCCTTTACTTCTTCTTGTTTGCGATTGTCTTTTTAGGACCTTTTCTTGTTCTCGCGTTGGTCTTTGTTCTCTGACCTCTAACAGGAAGGCCTCTTCTATGTCTTAAGCCGCGATAGCAACCGATTTCCATCAAACGTTTGATGTCGAGAGCAACCTGTCTTCTCAGGTCACCTTCTACGGTGTAGCCGTCAATCGCGTCACGCAGTTTGGAAACATCATCTTCGGTCAGGTCTTTAACACGGGTATCCGGGTTAATGCCTGTCTTTTCGAGGATGTCCTTTGCTGTGCTCTGACCGATACCGTAGATATAGGTCAAACCGATTTCAACTCTCTTTTCGCGGGGTAAGTCAACACCTGCAATTCTTGCCATTTCGAAAGCACCTCCCTTTTATTAGCCTTGCTTCTGCTTATGCTTCGGATTTTCACAAATTACCATTACATTCCCTTTGCGCTTAATGATTTTGCATTTTTCGCAAATAGGTTTAACAGACGGTCTAACTTTCATAATAAACCTCCATCTCTTGCTATATAAAGCAATCTAAATTGTTACGTTTTGATTTTATTTTACTTTGCACGCCATGTGATTCTGCCCTTGGTTAAGTCATAAGGAGACATTTCCAGTTTCACCTTATCACCCGGAAGGATTCGGATGAAATTCATACGAAGCTTTCCTGCCAAGTGTGCAACAACCACGTGTCCGTTTTCAAGCTCTACTTTAAAAGTGGCATTCGGCATAGCTTCAACAACTTTGCCGTCCAATTCTAAAACATCGTCTTTTGCCATGAATATACCCTCCTTTTTCACATCTTCATACTTGTTCCAATTCGGAAATCGCTTTCCGAAGCATCGAGTTTGTAACTGTTTGTTCTGTTTGTAACTTTTCAGCTATGTGATCCAGAAAAAATGCAGTAACTTGGAGATGTTTCATTTTTTTCTTTTTCGGCATATCCACTTTTCGCACCTTTCCGTCGGCCAGATATGCATATCCGTTTTCAACCGAAAGGACCGCAAAGTATCTGTCTTTATCCCTGCCTGCCGTAGATACGACGACTGCTCCGGGGTAAATTTCCAAACAAAATCACCTCTAAGAATTTTCAGTTAACGTGAGTAATCTCGGTTCACCTTTCGTGATCAGCACTGTATTTTCGTAATGCGCCGACAAGCAGCCGTCCAAAGTTTCCACCGTCCATCCGTCAGACAAAGTTTTAACTCTGTAATCCCCCATGTTTATCATAGGTTCAATTGCCAACGTCATTCCGGCAATCAGGCGTGCACCACGACCGGGTTTACCGAAGTTTGGGATTTCGGGGCTTTCATGAAGCTCTGCTCCCACGCCATGCCCCACAAATTCTCTGACCACACCGTAGCCTGCGTTTTCTGCGCAAGTCTGAACGGCATGGGAAATGTCAGAAACTCTGGCGTTTTCATAGCAGAATTTTATTCCTTCAAAGAAGGATTGCTCAGTAACATCAATCAGGCGTTTTGCCTCGGAAGAAATGTTCCCCACGGCAAAGGTTCTTGCCGCGTCGCCATTATAGCCCTTGTAGCAGGCGCCAACATCGACGGAGATGATGTCGCCCTCTTGCAACACGGTTTTATGGCTTGGAATTCCGTGGATGACCTGATGATTTACGGATGCGCAAATACTTGCGGGAAAGCCGGCATATCCTTTAAAGGTAGGGGTCGCACCGTTCTTGCGGATGAATTTCTCTGCAATTTCGTCCAACTCCTTGGTGGTAACACCGGGTTTTACATGCTCTTTTAAAAGCTGTAAAACCTCCCCGGTGATTCTGCCGGCCACCGTCATAAGTTCAACTTCCTTTGTGGATTTAACAATAATCATTGTTTACGCCTCCAGTGCTTTCATAGCCTCTTTGGTGGTAGTTTCCACATTTGCCCTGGATTTTACATAACGCAGGATGCCTGCTTTTTCGTAAAACTGAATCAGGGGCTCAGTCTGCTTATGATATACCTCAAGTCTGCTTAAAATAGTCTCAACGTTGTCGTCTTTACGGGTGATAAGCTCTGCCCCGTCCTCGTCGCAAACGCCTTGACTTTTTGGCGGATTGTGAACCAGATGATAGGTTCTTCCGCATTTTGAGCATTCACGTCTGCCAAGAAGTCTTTCTAAGATAACCTGATCGGCAATTTCAATGCTCAGCACTTTATCAATTTCAACACCGTGTTCCACAAGCGCTTCGGCTTGCGGAATGGTGCGGGGAAATCCATCTAAGATGAATCCGTTTTTGCAATCATCCTCTTCAATTCGATGGAAAAGAATTTTGATGATTACATCGTCGGGTACCAATTGACCTTTGTCAATGAAATCCTTCGCAAGCTTACCCAGTTCGGAGTTTGCTGCGATTGCCTGACGGATAATAAATCCTGTCGATATTGTGGGCACCTTTAATTCTTCCGAAATCTGCGCCGCTAAAGTCCCTTTACCGGCACCCGGTGCACCTAACATAATGATTTTCATGGTTGTATGGCCCCTCTCTGTTCTGTCTTATTCTAAAAAGCCTTTGTAGTGACGCATAAGCATCTGAGATTCCAGCTGCTTTACAGTTTCCAGTGCAACGCTTACTACGATCAATACAGAAGTACCACCGATGTTGAGTGCGAGGGATGAGAACATACCTGCAATAACCGGAACCAAAGCAACGATTGCCAGTGCGAATGCACCGATTAAGGTTACTTTGTTAAGTACCTTCTGGATGTAATCGGAGGTAGGTTTGCCGGGACGAAGACCCGGAACGAAACCGCCGTTTGCTTTCATGTTGTTTGCCATTTCTATAGGATTGAACTGAATCGAGGTATAGAAATAGGTAAAGAAGATGATAAGCAAGAAATACAAAACAGCGTATACCCAGCTGTCCTGCTGGAAAATGCTTAAGAAGCCGTACCAGAATCCGCTTGTGGGATTTTTACCCAACATGGTTGCAATGGTCTGCGGGAAAGACAGGATAGACATTGCGAAAATAATCGGAATAACACCTGCCAGGCAAACCTTGAGCGGAATATGTGTGGACTGACCGCCATACATTTTTCTGCCCTGTACGCGCTTAGCATACTGAACCGGGATTCTTCTTTCGCCATCGTTGATGAATACAACGAAGCCGATGATGAGCAGTGCAAATACCAGAACAACCAAAACCATGATAATGCTCATGATATCGAACTGTTTACCTGCCATGTAGCTCCAGAGTGCATTCAAGCCATCCGGAACACGTGCGATGATACCTACAAAGATTAAGATGGAGATACCGTTACCGATTCCCTTTTCTGTAATCTTTTCACCCAGCCACATTAAGAATGCAGTACCTGCAGTAAATGTAACTGTGATGGTGATGAAGGACAGTACACCGGGGTTGGTTACACCGCCCTGAAGCATTGCATAAAGGCCTGCAGCCTGAATGAATGCCAAAATAACTGTACCGTATCTTGTGTACTGTGCAATCTTTTTCTTGCCTTCTTCGCCTTCCTTGGAAAGACGTTCCAAAGC
Proteins encoded in this window:
- a CDS encoding carboxypeptidase regulatory-like domain-containing protein — its product is MKKLILMALVVVMVMSMAVFASAETTAYQPDNNGKYTVTYNVGEANKNEMYGFVVIKGTDVIDLDNIDDYVYIDQATADENGNITFANFGLKGALPSDDAFVESTAYIGGKGFDGAENIGVLVADSGCVVTGAVTDTNNPRTATVTFKDAQDVTVATAQATNGAFSVEVGEGTYTVVFTKGGSLSHTYTGVVVDGDEVLKTVNMGPLAGNINGIGGINLADLSILTVDYEQSELANEYADINNIGGVNLTDLAILAQNYENVNVSEAYAN
- a CDS encoding copper amine oxidase N-terminal domain-containing protein, whose product is MQKKSLLGLLLLLIVLIITSGVAVFAADAETGELYIHKQQAENGIVEVNMYIKNARFMGIQSVLRYDPAVWTPVDAEGNPATEFEDFAEQKASVFTPIGLSLYAEKGCFGCTLFIMPGTKGEGINDKGEYVVGEDGIELYTFRFKKIADGDPKLEIAVKDDVKPYLLALPDGLLCMSYDAENTMHVYIYDEKPAEEPEVFVYGTYEEPPEMTKKTRKTDVVCLLVGNSTTIVKGKKTQIDAENRNVVPYIENDRTYVPLRFVSEAFGAEVIWEEGMDGCIVKKDDVTIELTFNSTTFKVNGETVESDVPIQLKHDRTMVPVRFVTENLGCNVYWNEKNEAVVIAPEKNPWIADRRAEIDALNEMLLTIIGIL
- the rplQ gene encoding 50S ribosomal protein L17 codes for the protein MPGTRKLGRATAHRKAMLRSLTTSLLENGKMVTTVERAKEVRCMAEKMITLGKKNTLHTRRQALAYITSEDVVTKLFTEIAPKYADRNGGYTRIIKMAPRRGDCASQAIIELV
- a CDS encoding DNA-directed RNA polymerase subunit alpha; the protein is MIEIQKPKIECVELSEDGRYGKFTVEPLERGYGITIGNSLRRTLLSSLPGAAASFVKINGVQHEFSTVPGVKEDVVEIILNLKSLQVKLHGQGPKMVYIDASGKGEVKAGDIKCDANVEILNPDLHIATLNEDANLNMEITLTTGRGFVSAEKNRADSQYLVADVIPVDSIYTPVEKVNFYVENTRVGGQTDYDKLSLEVTTNGTTSPDDAVSLAAKILIEHLELFMNLSESAANTEVLVNKPDAKGNEVLKMTIEELDLSVRSYNCLKRAGVHTVEDLASKTEEDMMRVRNLGRKSLEEVLQKMESLGLSLQKEEDE
- the rpsD gene encoding 30S ribosomal protein S4; amino-acid sequence: MARNMQPVLKRCRTLGIEPTVMGVDKKSNRNPKPGRKKQSEYGMQLTEKQKVKFIYGMLEKQFRKYYVMATKRDGITGEMLLQILESRLDNVVFRMGLANTRREARQIVNHGHILVNGKRVDIPSYLVKPGEVISVKEKSKNSDHMKEIVETNASRVVPKWIEMDKEAMVGKVVALAQRDDIDYDVQEHLIVELYSK
- the rpsK gene encoding 30S ribosomal protein S11 yields the protein MAKTATKKTVRRRKEKKHIEKGAVHINSTFNNTIITITDTQGNAISWASAGELGFRGSKKSTPFAAQSAAEKAAEAAKEHGLKSVEVYVKGPGAGREAAIRALQAVGLEVSMIKDVTPIPHNGCRPPKRRRV
- the rpsM gene encoding 30S ribosomal protein S13 is translated as MARIAGVDLPREKRVEIGLTYIYGIGQSTAKDILEKTGINPDTRVKDLTEDDVSKLRDAIDGYTVEGDLRRQVALDIKRLMEIGCYRGLRHRRGLPVRGQRTKTNARTRKGPKKTIANKKK
- the rpmJ gene encoding 50S ribosomal protein L36; translation: MKVRPSVKPICEKCKIIKRKGNVMVICENPKHKQKQG
- the infA gene encoding translation initiation factor IF-1; its protein translation is MAKDDVLELDGKVVEAMPNATFKVELENGHVVVAHLAGKLRMNFIRILPGDKVKLEMSPYDLTKGRITWRAK
- a CDS encoding KOW domain-containing RNA-binding protein → MEIYPGAVVVSTAGRDKDRYFAVLSVENGYAYLADGKVRKVDMPKKKKMKHLQVTAFFLDHIAEKLQTEQTVTNSMLRKAISELEQV
- the map gene encoding type I methionyl aminopeptidase — translated: MIIVKSTKEVELMTVAGRITGEVLQLLKEHVKPGVTTKELDEIAEKFIRKNGATPTFKGYAGFPASICASVNHQVIHGIPSHKTVLQEGDIISVDVGACYKGYNGDAARTFAVGNISSEAKRLIDVTEQSFFEGIKFCYENARVSDISHAVQTCAENAGYGVVREFVGHGVGAELHESPEIPNFGKPGRGARLIAGMTLAIEPMINMGDYRVKTLSDGWTVETLDGCLSAHYENTVLITKGEPRLLTLTENS
- a CDS encoding adenylate kinase, which translates into the protein MKIIMLGAPGAGKGTLAAQISEELKVPTISTGFIIRQAIAANSELGKLAKDFIDKGQLVPDDVIIKILFHRIEEDDCKNGFILDGFPRTIPQAEALVEHGVEIDKVLSIEIADQVILERLLGRRECSKCGRTYHLVHNPPKSQGVCDEDGAELITRKDDNVETILSRLEVYHKQTEPLIQFYEKAGILRYVKSRANVETTTKEAMKALEA
- the secY gene encoding preprotein translocase subunit SecY, which produces MFQTLVNAWKIPDLRKKILYTLLLLIVFRFGSVIPVPGLSADAMAELANSSNTLFGFFNNISGGAFANATIFAMSISPYINSSIIMNLLTVAIPALERLSKEGEEGKKKIAQYTRYGTVILAFIQAAGLYAMLQGGVTNPGVLSFITITVTFTAGTAFLMWLGEKITEKGIGNGISILIFVGIIARVPDGLNALWSYMAGKQFDIMSIIMVLVVLVFALLIIGFVVFINDGERRIPVQYAKRVQGRKMYGGQSTHIPLKVCLAGVIPIIFAMSILSFPQTIATMLGKNPTSGFWYGFLSIFQQDSWVYAVLYFLLIIFFTYFYTSIQFNPIEMANNMKANGGFVPGLRPGKPTSDYIQKVLNKVTLIGAFALAIVALVPVIAGMFSSLALNIGGTSVLIVVSVALETVKQLESQMLMRHYKGFLE